TAAAAAAATAAGAAAAATTTTCTTGTATTCATCCAAAGCCTGATTATCGCCGCAATAAGGACAGCCTTATTGAGAATGAGGAAACGTAGAAGTATTGAGCTGCCGGCGCATTTAAATTGCTTGTTGAGATGAGGCACTCTTGCAAGGGGCAAGACCCCCAACCCCCCCCAACCCTAGGGCTGTTTCATTCTCCCATCAGAATATCAAAAGTAAAAGCGATCACTGTCTTTCTAAAATGAGAAGTGACCGGCAACTTTTAAATATATGTTGAGCTTAATAGAAAAACTGAAACAAGTCAAGGACTTTCGGAAAGATAAAGGAAAAAGACACCCTTTATGGATAGTATTAGTAGTAATAATACTGGGAACAATGCTAGGATACTTAAGTTATAGAGAGCTAGGAGAGTTCGCTAAAAATAACTTGCCCTGAGCCAAGTCGAAGGGTCGGCACAGGCTCAGTCAAGAATTTAACATAATTCCAGAAAGAGTCCCATCCTATTCAACAATTAGAAGGGTAATCATGGGAATGGAATGGCAGAGTCTGTTAAAAGTGTTCAATGAATGGGCATTAGAAGAATATGGACAAAGAGGTGATATAAATTGGCTAGATATAGATGGAAAAAGTCTCAAAAACACCCGAAATAATCCTAACAATGAACAACAAAATTTTATCATGTTTATCTCATTGTTTAGTCAAGAAAGTGGATTAGTATTACACTTAAAAAGAATCGAAAACAAAAAAGGGTCTGAAATCGAGGAAGGTCAAGCTATAATTGAGCATTGCTCTCTCCAAAATAAAGTGTTTACTGGCGATGCTTGACCCTGTCAGAAGAAAACAATCAGCTTAATAATCAAGAGTAAAAATGATGATGTTATCACCGTTAAAGGAAATCAGAAAAATCTTCATCAGCGAATTCAAGACCTGAGTAGTTCCTCAAAGCCAGAAAGTTGTTTTCTTGAACAAGATAATAGTCATGGTCGAAAAATATCAAGAAAAATAGAAGTTTTTAAAGTGAGGAAAAATGAAAGACAAGGGTTTGAAAATCTGCACAGAATTTTAAATTAGAAAGAAGGGGTAGTCGCGGAGATAAAACTTATGAAGAAACAGCTTACTATATCAGTAGCCTAACCGCATCCGCCCAAGTATTGGCTGAAATTATTCGAGGACATTGGAAAATAGAAAATCAGTTACATTGGGTAAAAGATGTAATTTTTGAGGAAGATAAAAGCCAGATCAGTGATTTTCAAGCGGCAAGCAATTGGTCAATTCTCACAACCATGGGATTGAATCTTTTCAGAAGTTTAGGTTTTCTCTCAATAACGGAGAGACAGAGGTGGTTAGCTGAACGTTGGGAAAAACTGATAGTTTTATCGACGTAAGAAGCAGAAAAATTAGCTAAATTAACAGGATGTACTCTCAGACAATTTCAAGAGAGATAGGCTTTTAGTGCCTTGGGAACAAGCTTTATCAATCTATTCATAATAAATATTGGTAGAATATTAAAGATTAATTATTGTGACTAACTCTTTTGGTTAGATAAAGATAAACTTGAGAATCTTTAGTCAAATTTATTGACTCAAAATCAGCTGTACTTAATTTAAATGAAACAGCCCTACTTAATAAGGGGGGCAGGGGGGGTGGGGGAGGTTCGGCTAATTTAAGAATAAGCTGTTTAAATGCGTCTTAGCTTAATCAGCTGCTTCTATATTTTCGTCTCTCAAATATCAACTTATGGCAAGGCAATTTTTCAAGTCCTCCCGGAAAGATTTAGTCTGACTTGAAAGAGGGTGTGGGGTGTGGGCTTCGGCCGTGAGCTCAGCGTTCGACCGAGCGTTCGACAAAAGCTCACGCGGCTCGACTGAGCTCGCCGAACGTCCGAAGTCTCACGCCGAGGTCCGAACGGGTGTGGGGTGTAGGGAAGGAAACCTCTTTCATCTCTGGTGGTGAAAATTTTTTCATCGGGACTGACTTGTTAAAAAATACAGGATTGTTCAGGGTAAACAAGTCCATCGAGATTGATGAAAATCTCTTGGCAACCGTCATCGCTAAATATTGTCAGATTACCATCATCTTTTCTTATTCTTAAAATGTTACCTAAGTACCTAAGCAAAATTAATTCCACATATCTAACTACCTCTTGCCTCTTGCCTCTTGCCTTCTGCTTATCCTAACCAAGAAATTAATTTTGCACGACTACTTAATATCTAACTACCTCTTGCCTCTTGCCTCTTGCCTTCTGCTTATCCTAACCAAGAAATTAATTTTGCACGACTACTTAATATCTAACTACCTCTTGCCTCTTGCCTCTTGCCTTCTGCCTATCCTAACCAAGAAATTAATTTTGCACGACTACTTAATATCTAACTACCTCTTGCCTCTTGCCTCTTGCCTTCTGCCTATCCTAACCAAGAAATTAATTTTGCACGACTACTTAATATCTAACTACCTCTTGCCTCTTGCCTCTTGCCTTCTGCCTATCCTAACCAAGAAATTAATTTTGCACGACTACTTAATATCTAACTACCTCTTGCCTCTTGCCTCTTGCCTTCTGCCTATCCTAACCAAGAAATTAATTTTGCACGACTACTTAATATCTAACTACCTCTTGCCTCTTGCCTCTTGCCTTCTGCCTATCCTAACCAAGAAATTAATTTTGCACGACTACTTAATATCTAACTACCTCTTGCCTCTTGCCTCTTGCCTTCTGCCTATCCTAACCAAGAAATTAATTTTGCACGACTACTTAATATCTAACTACCTCTTGCCTCTTGCCTCTTGCCTTCTGCCTATCCTAACCAAGAAATTAATTTTGCACGACTACTTAATATCTAACTACCTCTTGCCTCTTGCCTCTTGCCTTCTGCCTATCCTAACCAAGAAATTAATTTTGCACGACTACTTAATATCTAACTACCTCTTGCCTCTTGCCTCTTGCCTTCTGCCTATCCTAACCAAGAAATTAATTTTGCACGACTACTTAATATCTAACTACCTCTTGCCTCTTGCCTCTTGCCTTCTGCCTATCCTAACCAAGAAATTAATTTTGCACGACTACTTAATATCTAACTACCTCTTGCCTCTTGCCTCTTGCCTTCTGCCTATCCTAACCAAGAAATTAATTTTGCACGACTACTTAATATCTAACTACCTCTTGCCTCTTGCCTCTTGCCTTCTGCCTATCCTAACCAAGAAATTAATTTTGCACGACTACTTAATATCTAACTACCTCTTGCCTCTTGCCTCTTGCCTTCTGCCTATCCTAACCAAGAAATTAATTTTGCACGACTACTTAATAACGTTTGTGATCAACTAATTGGCTGAGAGTCACCACCTGATAACCTCGATCGTGTAATTTCGCTAATAAATTCTTCAGCACGATCGCCGTATTCTCATCTCTTTCGGGGGAACCACCGTGAAGCACTAAAATCGCCCCAGGAAAAATAAATTGCGAGATATACCAAGTGGTAAATTGAGGATGATTCGTTCCTTTTCTGGTATCTAAAGGGATCATGGAAGCGAGAGCAAATCGGGACTCGTAGCCCGGGAATTTCCGCAAAAACGAGCGCATAGATTGATTATAGAAGGCTTGACCGGGACGATACCAGCGCGGTGCTTGACCGGCAAGACGACTTAAAATATCGTTAGCTTCCCGAAACTGACTGGCAAAAGCACCGGCAGCCAGTTGACTGGTGCGGAGATCTTGGGTGCCGTGATTAGCGATTTCGTGACCTTGGGCGATTAGGCACTCAATCAAGGTGGAGTTGGGTTGCAGGTGTCCTGTGATCAGAAAAAAAGTCGCCTTGACGGGGGTTGCTGGGCTGGCTTTTTCTCGATTATGAGCGGCGATCGCTGCTAGAATGCGATCAGTGGATTTTCCTTCCGGATCGTTGGGGGTGGGTGCATCATCGATGGTAAGGGCGATAATTTTCTCTTCTGTCGGTTGATAGAAAATTGCCCCGGTCAAAAGTCGAGCGACGATCGAGATAATTAATTTGGCAATGCTCATTCGCGGGATTAAGGGATGAGAAGATAAGCAAAGATTAGCAATTACAGGCCAGTGACTGAAAGATTATTTCTGTAGGAGATATTTCTGCATTTTGTTGAGTTTCTGCCAATAGATAATCATTAAAACCACATAGGCCACAAAACTGAGGATATCAACTACGGGTAAAAATAGGGTAGTGGCCACGATCGCCCAAGCTAATCCCAGACGCTGATTACAACTACCAAACCGGTGAGCATTTTCTCCTAAAGCCGAGCGATAGGATGCTGGTAGCTTGAAAGCTGAGATAATCCAGATAAAAACCCTGTGAACAATCGGGATGATCATCAACCACATCCATACTGGTGGAAACCGGCGATGTTCGGGGGGGAGAATTACCAGAGCGTTATAGTGAAACCAAGCCACCAAGACATTCAGCAAAATAATGATCGCGATGACGCTGATAACGGCGATCGTGGGTAAAGTTCCTAGTTGTCATATCATATTTAGTTCCTAATGTCAAGGGTTTATCATCGATTCTAAAGATTTTTTTAAGGTGCTAGTTAATTCTCGCACCGCTTGTTTTTTGGCTGCCCCGTCCCGTTGATAGGTGCTGTGCCAGCGCGCCGTCACATCGAGGGGTTCTGCTACGGTAATTATCGCCTTTTGTGGTGCAATTGTCGGCCAAGCTTGGCCTTTGCCCGTAATTTCGTGAATCAGGGCATTGATCATCAATAAAGTCTCTGCAAACCTTCTAGCGGTGGGTTTATTTTGTAAATAATGGCCGGTGACGACGACAAAATTCTCCACCCATCTCATGTGCCAGAGATGCTGATGCGCTTCCGCCGCCACCAGAGCCGCCAAACCTCTTTCCACGTCCGAGAGAGTTTGGATGTCCACGTCCCGACGATAGAGCCAATCCCAGACCGTATCCTCAATATCGTGGGCGCGTTCGATCAAATTACGATCGCCATGCGGCGGCATTTGCAGATATCCCTCCAACATTTTTAGTACTGCATCCATCAATCCCTGTAAACGCAGGGTTAATCCCTCGGTCGGACTCAAATTGGCTAATGGGACTTAAACAAATTTCAAGCCCAAACAAAGCCTAAACTGGCTTTGTAAGCGGCAAACACATCCCGATTCTCGGTCAGCCACTCAAAGAAACGGAAAGACATCGCTGTCCGAAAAGCTTCCAAGGCTTCCACAAAAGTGTTTAAAGGTCGATTCGCCCACCGCCTTTGCAATCCCCCAGTTAACTTATGCCACAAGATAAATGTATAGGCACAAAACACCAAGATAAAATGACGAAGTAAGCTTCGTTTATCCCTGACTTGGTATTCTCTTAACCCTAACCATCCTTTGGCTTCTCGGTAGAATACTTCCACCCAATTTCTTTCGGTGTAAGTCCTCACTATCCACGACGCTGTTACTGTATCTGCCTCAACTACATTGGTCATGAAATAGTCCACCTCTGTAGCTTTTTCAATTGAACTTGCCTTGATGACGATAGCAAAGTTCCTTTCTCCTTCTCGGCTAGATATTTTCGCACTGAATACTGCTACCCAAACCGTTTTTTCTCGCTCTAGCTGAATAGTTATTTTCTCAAAATCCCCTTCTGATAAGCTTTTTGCTAGTTGCTCAAGCTGGATTGTTTCTTCCACACCCCCTTCTTTTTCAATAATTACTTTTCGATTTTTGGCTACTCCTCCTAAGTATTTTAGCTTTCTTTCTTCCAGGGCTTTTAGAAAACTCGTGTTATTGCCATAACCAGCATCTATTAACCCGATTTTCGGTCGATAGCCTCTGGTTAAGCTCCGGTCAATTAAATCTATCGCTATCTCTGGTTTCTTCTTAAATTCTTTGTCTTCTTTCCCCTCGGCTAAGGAACTAGCCGGTTGATAAATTTCAATGTCTAGGGGGACACTTTTTTTGCCGTCGTAGAGATGAGTAGTGACGGCGACTATTCCGTTGTCTGTCTTGCCAATTTCTCCCGAGTACTGCCTCCCAACTCCGGCGGTCAGATTGCCACTTTTTCGATGTCCTGAGTCATCGACAATCAGCGTAAATCCTCGGGGGATTTGCGTCTGGCGGCATTGGTTCATCACTTGCAACCGACATTCATTCACCTGACGGTCTGACCAGGGAGATTCGGTCAAAAAGTGATGTAATCGGTTATAAACTACTCCGACGGCATTATTGGCCATTTGAGTGAGGTTTTTCCTCTCACTTTCCCCTAATAATCCTCCTAAATATTGTCTGAAGCCGTTTTTTTGCGCTTCGTTTTTGAAGCAATTGTCAAACCGTCCACACCATCGGTCAAAGCAGGGAGGCATCGCTAGGGGTTGTCTCTTTCATCGCCGATTTCTCAACGTTAAGTGCTTATTCTGTAACGATTATACTCGATTAAACCTTTGTTGAGCGTTTAAGTCCCACTAACTTTGCCGCTTGTTCCTCTAACTGAATGGCGGTATGGAAACGCCGATAAAAACTTTCCATTTGTTCTAATAAATATTCAGCAATACGCAATAGTTTCGGGTAGAGTAGGGCCTCTTCCTCTGGGGTCAATTGCTGCGTTGGATTCCATTCCCTCGATGAGAGAGATTGTTATAATTGCCGATTGGCCCCATCCCCCAGAGAAAAACCACATTCGCGCTCGATCGCCCGACAGAGTTGCCAAATCTTCGGCCAGGGATTTTCTAAATACTGATACCTCACACCGATGGGGACAATAGACACCTGCTGATTCTCCCCCGCTGCCACCAGCTCTTCGACACACCAAAAACTGGTTTGAGCGCAGCCCAATTCTAAACGACTGACCAGTTCGCCGTGACCGTTGGTATAGCCTTCCGGCGCAATGGCCAAGGGAAATTGGCCGCGAACGTAGAGATGGCGCAGGGTACGCAAACAGCCGAAATCGGGACGACCGCGGCTCACGGGAACGCCACCGATCGCCGGTAAGAGCCAATTAGCCACTGGACCTGCCCAGAGGGGAATCCCTCGATCGTAGAGAAAATAGCCAAAAACTGGCTTATTTAAACTTATTACCTCATTTGCCGCCATTTTAGGCAGGTTGGTATGAAGATAATGGATCAAGGAGGGGGGATCGTTAGTACTGGAATGACGATAGGCAAGCAGAAACCGCAACTGTCCAGCCTGGAAACGGCGGTAACAATCGACGAGAATTTCGCTATTTTCCCCTTCCACCCGCTCAATCTGACATTGCGATCGCAAATAGAAGGGCAACAGCCGATAAATTGCCGCCAAGACCAAGGGGTTAAAATGGGGGGCGAGAAATTTTAGCGGTGATTGAACCCGGATAGGTTTTGTCATCGGAGAATGAGTTTATTATGGATAGGACAGAATCAAGGATTTTGAGCGGAGCCGGAGAAAATTATCGGTTCACTTCAGTATGATATTTGATTTTTTTCCATCTTCAATGATCCTAAGTATCGGCGGACAAACTAGCCGCCAGTAAACCTCGATCGCCCGCTCTGACCTTCTCATAATTAACTGATCTAACTTTAACAATGCCCGTGAAACAACTCATTCAAGCCTTGGCTCTTTTGGGATTACTAGGAATCGCCGGATTGCTGCTTTTATTTCTTGCCCCTTCCTGGCCGACTCTTTTCGGTGTGCTGGTTCTCGATCCCCGGGCTTTCGTCACCATTAAATCCCTGCGCTTTGGTTTGGAAGAAGCGATTATCGTTGTTTTTATCGCTAGTGTTTCCGAGGCGATAGGACAAAGTTTTGTCTTATTTATTAACCGGATTCCCCCCAGCCGCTTTATTTTTAGTTTATTAATTACTTCTATTCTCTACGCTTTTAATTTTGGCATTTGGGCCGCTGGACTTTGGCTAGTCACTATCCTCTTATTTCGGGGTGATACCCGCCTATTTGAGGTGGCCAGTACCCTAGGATTTAGTTACGCACCCTTTATCTTCGGATGAGCGATTGCTCTTCCCTACGCTGGTCGGGCGATCTATCTCAATGGAGCGATTCATCTCCCGTTAACCGCTACGCAGTTTAACGGGAGATGAATCGCCACCAGAATAAAACTAACGCGGTAGCGTTTCCACTTTTGGGGAGTTTTGGTTCTCGACGTATTTTTTTAGTTGTTCGACAGTAACGCCGCCACAACTGGCCACGAAATAACCTCCCGTCCAAAAATAGGGTTTGTTGTAGAAATACTTTGCCGCTAAGTACGGAAATTCCTTTCTAATTAAGCGACTACTAACTGTTTTAAGATTGGCAATTAACTTGGATAAAGCGATGTCAGGCTTGTAATCGATAATCAGGTGAACGTGATCCGATTCACCGTTGAAATCAAGTAATGTGCTGTCCCATTTTGTGACGTTGATACAAAGATTTCTTTAAGTCGGGCTAAGATTTCATTGTTAATAACTTTTCGTCGGTATTTGATGACAAATACAACATGAGCAGTAAGTTTGTAAACAGAGCGAAATCCATGATTGTAATCGGTTGACATATTAGGCAGTAAGTGTTAGAATTTAATTTTACATCACGAAACAAACGACAGTGATAACGCTTACCTACCAGTACAAACTAAAGGTAAACAGGCAACAGGAACGGGAGATCGTCCACATTCTTGATGTTTGTAAGAGCGTTTATAATTACGCGCTCTCGGAGCGAAAAGACTGGCTAAACTCTCGAAAGTGTCTGGCGGATCACTGTTCGCTAGTTTCCGAGTACATAATTCCTGCGGATCAACCCTATCCAAATTACTTCGTTCAAGCTAAAAATCTAACGGAAGCTAAAAAAGTTTCCCCGATATTAAAGACGGTTAACGCTCAAGTTTTACAGCAAGTCTTAAAAACTTTAGATAAGGCGTTTAACCAGATGAAATCGAAAGGCTTCGGCTTTCCTAGATTTAAGAAAAAGATGCGGAGTTTGGTTTTTCCTGCGCTGTCAAAAAACTTTCTAGGGGATGGATGCTTGAATTTTCCACAATTAGGAAAAATTAGAATCAGGCAATCTAGAGAATACCCGTCCGGATTCGAGCCTAAACAAGCTCGAATTATCCAAAAAGCGTCGGGATTTTACGTTTCGGTTTCCTTCCAATCTCCGGAATTAGTTCCCGATATGACAGTTGGGAAGACCTGTTTAGGAATTGACGCGGGAATTGAAAGTTTTGTCGCTACTTCACGAGGAGATTTAATCAAAGCCCCTCGATTTTTGTTGAAAGTACAGAGTAAGCTTAAATTGCTACAAAGACGCTTGAAACATCAAGTCAAAGGCTCGAACAATTGGTTAAAACTTCAGGAGAAGATAGCAAGATTACCTGAAAAAGTGTCTAATACTCGTAGAGATTGGCACTTTAAATTAAGTCATTACCTTTGCGATTTTGCTGATAATATCTTCGTTGAGGATATTAACTTCGTTTCGTGGTCTAGGGGTATCGTCAGAAAACAATCTCTAGATTCGGGTATCGGTAGTTTTATTAACGAGATACTACCGTTTGTCGCTTGGAAACGGGGAAAATATTATCTTAAAGTCGATAAAAACGGAACTTCCCAGGAGTGTCCGAATTGTGGCGCGATTACCGGCAAAAAGTCGTTATCGGAAAGAGTTCACCGGTGTGATTCTTGCGGTCACATTGAACCGAGAGATACAGCATCAGCAAAAGTAATCAAGAATCGAGGAAAAAATGCGGTCGGACTGACCGTATTAGAAAACCCTTGCGGAGGCGGTCTGGCGGGGGTCGTTCAGTTAAATCTGTTCGATCTAGTCAAGAGCCTATGAATCAAGAATCCCTTGCTACACCGCGCGAGCGGTTAGCGGGGGAGTGTCAACTCGACGGCATCTGTCAGGAGTCCACTCGCTTGAAACCCTACGCCCAAAATTTTCTGGCCGAACTATACGGGGTTTTACCGACGCAAGTGCGGATCGTCGGCAATATTATGCCCTATTCCACCACTAATCGCGCCTTAACCGATTCCGAGCGCCCTCTAGCCGGTTTCTGGCAATGGGTGGAAACAAACGGTCAGAAAGGGCATAACGGTGTAATGGCTTTAATCAATCTGCGGAATTTATTTAAGATCGTGGTTTCGGCCGATGATCGCTACGGACCAATTTTTAATCAGGGTTCGGCGGGAGTGATTCTTGAGGCATTACTACACAATGATTATCCCTTGGCCAGTAAGATACCAATTACTTTTATCGGTTATAGTGGCGGCGCTCAGGTTTCCTTGGGTGCAATTATCTATCTCAAAAAATTCTTGAAAGTACCGATCGAAATGATTTCTCTAGGGGGTGTTTTTAGCGGCAATGTCGGTTTTTTGCAGTTGGATCGGTTCTATCATTTAGTCGGTGAACGGGATACGGTAGAACCGATCGGCTGGACGATTTTTCCCGAACGCTGGCCGATCGCTTGGTTGTCCTACTGGAATCAAGCCCGTCGTCTCGGCATTATCAAGATTATCTTCCTGGGGCCGACCCATCATAACGGGGTTATGGGTTATATGGACGGTGAAAGAACCCTGGCCGATGGTCGCACCTGTCGCCAGCAAACCGTGGACACTGTGGCTAAATTAATCTCTTTTCCTTAGCTGCTCTCAAAGTTCCCCGGAAAGATTTAGACTGACTGATCATGACTATTTGCCACTGGTTCGGGGCTATCCTCGCCAATCCAGGCCCAATACTTCTCGATTAAGCCCAAAAGAGTTTAATCTCATAGATTCTGAAAGACCGCCAGTCGCAGTAGGAGACTCTTCTCCTACTGCCTGCAAACTTAAATGATCTCTCAATCTAGATCACTACCACTGGTGTAGCGACAGCAATGTTGTAACCACTCAGTTGAATGATCGCATCACTAGCGGCTTGGAAACCAGCCACTCCATTGTTGAGAGCGATAAAAGTACCACTTTGACCTGTCACTTTAAAGGCCGCCGCAGTGTTAGCAGCAAAGGCCGCATTAGTCAAGACCAACTGAATCGCCGCTTCGGTTAAAGAAGTAGCTGTCCCTTTCGATGCGGTCAAATTGATTGCCGCAATAGATCCAGGGGCATTAATGCGATCAAGACTAGCACCTGTGCCACTGTAGCCTTGAATAACATCAAAGCCACTCAGCAGCGACTCACCGAGGGAATTGTAGTTCAAAGTATCCAATCCAGTGCCTCCTGTCAGGCTATCTTTGCCAAGACCGCCTCTCAGGTTATCATTATTGGCCCCACCATCGAGGGTATCATCACCTTCTAAACCGCTGATGGTGTCTTTACCTCCCACTCCAGCTAGGGCATCGGCAAAGCTTGTCCCGACCAAGTTGTTATTGGCTGAGTTACCATCATTGTCAAGAATGGTGGCCGTAGCCGTGCTCGGTCCACTGATAGTGTAGCCGACGGGGGCGGTAATTGTGGTGATGATGGTTTCGCTGGGATCACTCAAGAGGTCATCTATGGTGGGCAGAGTGATGGTAGCATTGGATGAACCTGCCGCAAAGGTGACGCTGCTAGGAGTAGTGCCTGTGTAGTCAACACCTGGAGTCGCTGTCCCCGCTAGGGTGTAGTTAACGGTTAAGGCACTGGAGAGGTCGCCGGTGCGGGTGAGGGTAAAGACACTGCTCACTGAACCAGCTTCCTTCCCATCGGTGGTTTTGGCGAGCGAGATTGATTTTGTCGCCGCGCCCCCATCATCATAGATTTTGACATCATCAACGTTCCAGGAACTTACTGTATATACACCAGTGCTACCAACATTGAACCCGAAACGAATTTGAGTTGAGGCACTCTTGTAGGCACTAATATCAAATTGTTGAGGTGTCCAAGCGTTATCTTGCACTCCTGGAGAACCTCCTGAACTCCAGAGATTGACCCAGCTAGAACCGTTGAAGATATCCACTGTGTTCTGCATATAGGGAGTGTAGTCACTATTGAGCCAACGGGCATATTCAAAGAACAACTGATTGGCCGTACTGGTGTTGATGATCGGACTGGTTAGATAATAGAAGTCGTGCAAGGCTGTAGAGGCATTTCCACCAATAACAACCCCAGCTACACCATTATCGGCTGTGGGAGTATTGTCCGTTCCGGGATCAGGGTTGCCATATACCTGACCCGTAGAAGTTGTGGCAGCACCGATTTGCCATTCTGTCCCCAGAGTCCAACCCTTCGTGTTATTGGCAAAATCATCCGAGAAGTAGGTGGTAAACTCGTTGTCAAGAATGGTGGCCGTAGCCGTGTCAGGTCCACTGATAGTGTAGCCGGCGGGGGCGGTAATTTTGGTGATGATGGTTTCACTGGGATCTACCACACTATCGTCGATGGTGGGCAGAGTGATGGTAGCAGTGGGGGAAAATGCCGCAAAGGTGGCTTGGCCTAAACTGGGGTCATTGTAGTCGCTGCCGAGGGTAGCAGTACCCGCTAGGGTGTAGTTAACGGTTAAGGCACTGGAGAGGTCGCCGGTGCGGGTGAGGGTAAAGACACTGCTCACTGAACCTGCTTCCTTACCGTCGGTGGTTTTGGCGATTGAGATTGATTTTGTCGCCGCGCCCCCATCACCATAGATTTTGACATCATCAACGTTCCAGGAACTTACTGTAAATACACCAGTGCTACCAACATTGAACCCGAAACGAATTTGAGTTGAGGCACTCTTGTGGGCGCTAATATCAAATTGTTGAGGGGTCCAAGCGTTTTCTTGGACTCCTGGAGAAGCTCCTGAACTCCAGAGATTGACCCAGCTAGAACCGTTGAAGATATCCACTGTGTTCTGCATATAGGGAGTGTAGTCACTATTGAGCCAACGGGCATATTCAAGGAACAACTGATTGGCCGTACTGGTGTTGATGATCGGACTGGTTAGATAATAGAAGTCGTGCAAGGCTGTAGAGGCATTTCCACCAATAACAACCCCAGCTACACCATTATCGGCTGTGGGAGTATTGTCCGTTCCGGGATCAGGGTTGCCATAACTTTGACCCGTAGAAGTTGTGGCAGCACCGATTTGCCATTCTGTCCCCAGAGTCCAACCCTTCGTGTTATTGGCAAAATCATCCGAGAAGTAGGTGCTAAATCCTTCCTCAGAAATAATAGTTCCCGTTGCTGTATTAGGAGAACCGCCAATGTAGCCGGTCCCAGAATTGACGGTTAAAATAACTGATTCGCTGTTTTCCTGTACGGTGTCAGCAATGGGATCAACCTCGACCGTTGCCGTTGTCGCACCGGCGGCAAAAGTGACGGTTCCCAATTTCGTCGTCGGGTCGAAGGTGACACCACTACCTGTTAATACGTTGTAATCGGCTGGGTCGCTTCCCACCGGGGCGGCGTTGGCTATGCCACTCGCCCCGAAGTTAACGGTCAGGGGAGAACTCAGGTTTAAGTTGGTGCGAGTAAAGG
This Microcystis wesenbergii NRERC-220 DNA region includes the following protein-coding sequences:
- a CDS encoding RNA-guided endonuclease InsQ/TnpB family protein: MITLTYQYKLKVNRQQEREIVHILDVCKSVYNYALSERKDWLNSRKCLADHCSLVSEYIIPADQPYPNYFVQAKNLTEAKKVSPILKTVNAQVLQQVLKTLDKAFNQMKSKGFGFPRFKKKMRSLVFPALSKNFLGDGCLNFPQLGKIRIRQSREYPSGFEPKQARIIQKASGFYVSVSFQSPELVPDMTVGKTCLGIDAGIESFVATSRGDLIKAPRFLLKVQSKLKLLQRRLKHQVKGSNNWLKLQEKIARLPEKVSNTRRDWHFKLSHYLCDFADNIFVEDINFVSWSRGIVRKQSLDSGIGSFINEILPFVAWKRGKYYLKVDKNGTSQECPNCGAITGKKSLSERVHRCDSCGHIEPRDTASAKVIKNRGKNAVGLTVLENPCGGGLAGVVQLNLFDLVKSL
- a CDS encoding S8 family serine peptidase — its product is MSSLEDSLSFDGASPITFDLTGSDDLSVSRETPPLGVLNSNPSPSTVSSEAATVPVSPAATGQVVFPDPLSINSSGYSTSPGSRPASVPTAAPVTSSPGSGPASVPTAAPVTSELKPAATSTLAPYAPNQVILKFKQGIAAAQVAQFQSLFGAVKTQKIKLTGAEIWKLSGSLSVEKILAQYRSNPIFEYVEPDYIVTKGTISAQATFPNDPSFNQLWGLHNTGQSGGTADADIDAPEAWDIQTGDPNLVIGVIDTGVDYNHQDLVGNIWTNPGEIANDGIDNDGNGYIDDIRGWDFAYNDNNPSDVDGHGTHVSGTIAGKGNNGVGVTGVAWNAKIMPLKFLDDTGSGSTSNAIKAINYATAKGVKLTNNSWGGGGYSQALYDAINAAGQAGALFIAAAGNDAKNTDTSPSYPASYNLANIISVASTTRTDALSSFSNYGLTSVDLGAPGSEIYSTTPGNTYATYSGTSMASPHVAGAAALLWSQNPTWTAQQVKNTLMNTGDPLASLAGKTVSGKRLNINNALTATELPSVTVSVSPSSVQEDGATNLVYTFTRTNLNLSSPLTVNFGASGIANAAPVGSDPADYNVLTGSGVTFDPTTKLGTVTFAAGATTATVEVDPIADTVQENSESVILTVNSGTGYIGGSPNTATGTIISEEGFSTYFSDDFANNTKGWTLGTEWQIGAATTSTGQSYGNPDPGTDNTPTADNGVAGVVIGGNASTALHDFYYLTSPIINTSTANQLFLEYARWLNSDYTPYMQNTVDIFNGSSWVNLWSSGASPGVQENAWTPQQFDISAHKSASTQIRFGFNVGSTGVFTVSSWNVDDVKIYGDGGAATKSISIAKTTDGKEAGSVSSVFTLTRTGDLSSALTVNYTLAGTATLGSDYNDPSLGQATFAAFSPTATITLPTIDDSVVDPSETIITKITAPAGYTISGPDTATATILDNEFTTYFSDDFANNTKGWTLGTEWQIGAATTSTGQVYGNPDPGTDNTPTADNGVAGVVIGGNASTALHDFYYLTSPIINTSTANQLFFEYARWLNSDYTPYMQNTVDIFNGSSWVNLWSSGGSPGVQDNAWTPQQFDISAYKSASTQIRFGFNVGSTGVYTVSSWNVDDVKIYDDGGAATKSISLAKTTDGKEAGSVSSVFTLTRTGDLSSALTVNYTLAGTATPGVDYTGTTPSSVTFAAGSSNATITLPTIDDLLSDPSETIITTITAPVGYTISGPSTATATILDNDGNSANNNLVGTSFADALAGVGGKDTISGLEGDDTLDGGANNDNLRGGLGKDSLTGGTGLDTLNYNSLGESLLSGFDVIQGYSGTGASLDRINAPGSIAAINLTASKGTATSLTEAAIQLVLTNAAFAANTAAAFKVTGQSGTFIALNNGVAGFQAASDAIIQLSGYNIAVATPVVVI
- a CDS encoding polysaccharide deacetylase family protein yields the protein MSIAKLIISIVARLLTGAIFYQPTEEKIIALTIDDAPTPNDPEGKSTDRILAAIAAHNREKASPATPVKATFFLITGHLQPNSTLIECLIAQGHEIANHGTQDLRTSQLAAGAFASQFREANDILSRLAGQAPRWYRPGQAFYNQSMRSFLRKFPGYESRFALASMIPLDTRKGTNHPQFTTWYISQFIFPGAILVLHGGSPERDENTAIVLKNLLAKLHDRGYQVVTLSQLVDHKRY